Within Micropterus dolomieu isolate WLL.071019.BEF.003 ecotype Adirondacks unplaced genomic scaffold, ASM2129224v1 contig_9786, whole genome shotgun sequence, the genomic segment AGCATGGatttaaactatgaagcagaggaaactaccacaatgattattttaagcttgcttctctttgttgagcacatgtctgcactgtaaaaataaattctaaTAATCTAATTTTCACAGAGTGAAGAAACCGATCCACCTGAGCTACGACATCGACGCCATCGACCCCTCTGTTACCCCGGCGACCGGGACACCTGTGGTGGGAGGACTCACCTACAGAGAGGGCGTCTACATCACTGAACACCTCTGTCAGACAGGTACGACTCAAAATACCAACAAACATGGAGCCAGACAATATTTTGTCACGGCTATACAGTAAATCTGAGGCTACAGCTGGTTAGCTGAACATCTAAACAGCTAGACTGGCTCGGTCCACAAGAAGCAAACTCCACCTGCCAGAAGCTCTAAAGCTgtatctatatatatagatacAGCTTGGACcagacttttcagtttgatctGAACCAAAATTACAAGTGTGAAACCTTCCCTGGACGTGGTCTGGAGCCTCGGCCCGGATCAAACCAACCCGGAAAGCAGTTTTTGTATGGTTTGGACTGAGACCATTTACAGGAAGATCAGCTGGAAATATAAAATGCTCTGAAATAAGGACTCAATTATAAATAAGCCACGACCGCTCATCTAAAAAACAGACTCCTCCTTTCCTGCCGGCAGCAAGGACATTTATTTAGCAAGTTTGAACTTGAACCTGTGCGGCAGGATCTTTTAGGTTTTATTGATGcgttaaaacaacacaaatgcaAATGATTTATCACATACATCTTACATTGAAATTCAGTTCTTCCACAAAAGGTTCAATTGAGGTGCAGTAGTGTTTCAGTTCAACAGTAAACCGATTTAGTAGGTTTGGATCCAGTCCATGAAGTACAAAGTACAACATATGTCACACTTGACATTCTTGTCAAAGCTACTGACAAGACAGACACACGTCCGTTTACAAGCCAAGACGCAGCCCACATAAATGATCACAACAGGACGCAAGCATGTGAAGTTCTTTAGTGCGTTTGCATAATTACAGTGTAAAACCAAACCGAATGCATCAAAACACGAACTTTGGTTTGGAGCTTGGTGCCGACTTTCAGGTGGCCCTTAGTGCCCTTactttttaagtattttaaagGTAGCCTCACTGCTGTGCTTGTCCTGCAGGTCTTCTGTCGGCTGTGGACATGGTGGAGGTGAATCCTCTGAGGGGTCAGTCCAAAGAGGACGTCCAGTCTACAGTCAGCACGGCGGTGGACCTGCTGCTCGGATGTTTCGGACGCCTACGTGAGGGAAACCACCCGCAGGATTACCAGCTGCCCCGGCCTTGATAGTGGGCGACCGCAGTTTCTCGGACTGCACGCTACCTAAAGGTCTCTGATCACCAGCAGGAACTGAACCGACGATCAGATTCATACTTAAGCACCTCAGAGATGATTAAACTTCCAAATTTTAAACTTTAACAGCCAGATTACGAGATGTCAGAACATAATGCACTTGTTTACCAAAGCTTCTGATCTGTGAAACTTTAAACCAAAGAAACTccctgtgaaacaaaaagcactTTTTATGTGATTTCTTGATTCATCTACTGTATCAATTAcgtcttcttttttaaatattccaATAAAATATTCCAAATGTGACGTCCTCTGATTGCTCgttttgtccaaaacccaaagatattcagttacagttatataaaatagaaagaagcagcaaatcctcacattgaaACGGTCACGTCTTgcaaatgtttgtcattttttgcttgataaatactATTCTGTTGATTGATGACTTGTCTGAGCTCAAACTTTTAAACAAATTACGTCAatgttttaatcttttaaaGCCAAACAGGATGCAGAGGTCAGGGCTGGACCTGTGTCCCTGGTCAGGCCACTCTTTGTTGGGGGCTCTGTGACTTTAGACActtttattcctgcattcttgagaatttttGCAGTTCATCATTAAATGagccaataaaatacattttcaaaactagaaacaacGATCTAGCTCTCCTTGAGTAAAGCAATCACTTTTGCTGAAGCCTGAGACTTCAATTTAAACACATCACTGACTGGCTGTGACGCTTGTCCTCATCTCTCCTGTCTAATATTCACTCATGTCAGCGCCGGCCTGTGGTGGGTAAAGTCCAGTTATCCCCATAAAAATCACTtgaaataaaagtacaatatgaCAAACCTACTCcagtaaaagtgtaaaagtATTTATAATAAACTACTCAAAGTACAAGTTtgcttgtgttttaatattgtaaAGTGTGTGCAGGGCAGAGATCTTCTCTTCTTGTGTATCGGGTCTGAAACAGCCACTGTGTTGCATGGTTATTTCCAGGGAATGCACTTTGCTTGTTGGTTATCTCTAATTGAGCTCTCTTTAATACAAttatcgctcaattatcttaaatcgatcagtctcatatcgaaggggtaaattctcatgacagggacttggagttagacaacacacacacacattcttttgattacagtgaaatttattaactaattaaggtgacttctgaattcttatctgaatttgcagagttagtagccaggctgacagagagtcacagctctattgagccaagtattcccatagctctcagtagttacgacttcatgagcttctttaatgataaaattctaactattagagacaaaattcaccaagacctgccctcaactggcaccgacttatctcttaactcaggaaccttagaaacagctgtagaaccagatataNNNNNNNNNNNNNNNNNNNNTCTAATATTCACTCATGTCAGCGCCGGCCTGTGGTGGGTAAAGTCCAGTTATCCCCATAAAAATCACTtgaaataaaagtacaatatgaCAAACCTACCTcagtaaaagtgtaaaagtATTTATAGTCAAAGTACAAGTTtgcttgtgttttaatattgtaaAGTGTGTGCAGGGCAGAGATCTTCTCTTCTTGTGTATCGGGTCTGAAACAGCCTCTGTGTTGcatggttatttctagggaatgcactTTGC encodes:
- the LOC123965472 gene encoding arginase-1-like; amino-acid sequence: RVKKPIHLSYDIDAIDPSVTPATGTPVVGGLTYREGVYITEHLCQTGLLSAVDMVEVNPLRGQSKEDVQSTVSTAVDLLLGCFGRLREGNHPQDYQLPRP